A single region of the Hippopotamus amphibius kiboko isolate mHipAmp2 chromosome 6, mHipAmp2.hap2, whole genome shotgun sequence genome encodes:
- the DLL1 gene encoding delta-like protein 1 translates to MGRRCALALAVLSALLCQVWSSGVFELKLQEFVNKKGLLGNRNCCRGGAGPPPCACRTFFRVCLKHYQASVSPEPPCTYGSAVTPVLGVDSFSLPDGAGGDPAFSNPIRFPFGFTWPGTFSLIIEALHTDSPDDLATENPERLISRLATQRHLTVGEEWSQDLHSSGRTDLKYSYRFVCDEHYYGEGCSVFCRPRDDAFGHFTCGERGEKVCNPGWKGQYCTEPLCLPGCDEQHGFCDKPGECKCRVGWQGRYCDQCIRYPGCLHGTCQQPWQCNCQEGWGGLFCNQDLNYCTHHKPCKNGATCTNTGQGSYTCSCRPGYTGANCETEVDECRASPCRNGGSCTDLENSYSCTCPPGFYGRICELSALVCADGPCFNGGRCSDNPEGGYTCRCSGGFSGFNCEKKMDSCSSSPCSNGARCVELGDAYVCHCQAGFSGRHCDDNVDDCASSPCAHGGTCRDGVNEYSCTCPPGYTGRNCSAPVSRCEHAPCHNGATCHERALRYLCECAPGYGGPNCQFLLPEPPPGPVVVDLTEKYVEGQAGPFPWVAVGAGVVLVLTLLLGCAAAAVCVRLRLQKRRPLAEPCRGETETMNNLANRRREKDISVSVIGATQIKNTNKKVDLHAEPGAEKNGLKARDPAAGYNLLQDLKGAAASGDPHGTRDAKCQPQGSAGEEKGAPALRGGEASERKRPDSVYSTSKDTKYQSVYVISEEKDECVIATEV, encoded by the exons ATGGGCCGGCGGTGCGCCCTGGCCCTCGCCGTGCTCTCGGCCCTGCTGTGCCAG GTCTGGAGCTCCGGCGTGTTCGAGCTGAAGCTGCAGGAGTTCGTCAACAAGAAGGGGCTGCTGGGGAACCGCAACTGCTGCCGCGGGGGCGCGGGGCCGCCGCCCTGCGCCTGCAGGACTTTCTTCCGCGTGTGCCTCAAGCACTACCAGGCCAGCGTGTCCCCCGAGCCGCCCTGCACCTACGGCAGCGCCGTCACGCCGGTGCTGGGCGTCGACTCCTTCAGCCTCCCGGACGGCGCGGGCGGGGACCCCGCCTTCAGCAACCCCATCCGCTTCCCCTTTGGCTTCACCTGGCCG gGAACCTTCTCTCTGATCATCGAAGCGCTCCACACAGATTCCCCTGATGACCTCGCAACag AGAACCCAGAAAGGCTCATCAGCCGCCTGGCCACACAGAGGCACCTGACGGTGGGCGAGGAGTGGTCCCAAGACCTGCACAGCAGCGGCCGCACAGACCTCAAGTATTCCTACCGCTTCGTGTGCGACGAGCACTACTACGGGGAAGGCTGCTCTGTCTTCTGCCGCCCCCGCGACGACGCCTTTGGCCACTTCACCTgcggggagagaggggaaaaagtcTGCAACCCTGGCTGGAAAGGCCAGTACTGCACCGAGC CCCTCTGTTTACCGGGATGCGACGAGCAGCATGGGTTTTGTGACAAGCCGGGGGAGTGCAA GTGCAGAGTGGGCTGGCAGGGCCGGTACTGCGACCAGTGCATTCGGTACCCTGGCTGTCTCCACGGCACCTGCCAGCAGCCCTGGCAATGCAACTGCCAGGAAGGCTGGGGGGGCCTTTTCTGCAACCAGG ACCTAAACTACTGCACACACCATAAGCCCTGCAAGAATGGGGCCACCTGTACCAACACGGGCCAGGGAAGCTACACCTGCTCTTGCCGGCCTGGGTACACGGGGGCCAACTGTGAGACAGAGGTGGACGAGTGCAGGGCCAGCCCCTGCAGGAACGGAGGCAGCTGCACG GACCTCGAGAACAGCTACTCCTGCACCTGCCCACCTGGCTTCTACGGCAGGATCTGCGAGCTGAGTGCCCTGGTGTGTGCCGACGGCCCCTGCTTCAACGGGGGACGGTGCTCGGACAACCCCGAGGGAGGGTACACCTGCCGCTGCTCTGGGGGCTTCTCTGGTTTTAACTGTGAGAAGAAGATGGATTCCTGCAGTTCCTCACCCTGTTCCAATG GTGCACGGTGCGTGGAGCTTGGTGATGCTTACGTCTGCCACTGCCAGGCTGGCTTCTCCGGGAGGCACTGTGATGACAACGTGGATGACTGTGCCTCCTCCCCGTGTGCCCACGGGGGCACCTGCCGGGACGGCGTGAACGAGTACTCCTGCACCTGCCCCCCCGGGTACACGGGCAGGAACTGCAGTGCCCCTGTCAGCAGGTGTGAGCACGCGCCCTGCCACAACGGGGCCACCTGCCACGAGCGGGCCCTCCGCTACCTGTGTGAGTGCGCCCCGGGCTACGGGGGCCCCAACTGCCAGTTCCTGCTTCCCGAGCCGCCCCCGGGCCCTGTGGTGGTGGACCTCACCGAGAAGTACGTGGAGGGCCAGGCGGGCCCGTTCCCCTGGGTGGCCGTCGGCGCGGGCGTGGTCCTCGTCCTCACGCTGCTGCTGGGCTGCGCCGCCGCCGCGGTCTGTGTGCGCCTGAGGCTGCAGAAGCGCCGGCCCCTCGCCGAGCCCTGCCGGGGGGAGACGGAGACCATGAACAACCTGGCCAACCGCCGGCGGGAGAAGGACATCTCTGTGAGTGTCATCGGGGCCACGCAGATCAAGAACACCAACAAGAAGGTGGACCTCCACGCGGAGCCCGGCGCCGAGAAGAACGGCCTCAAGGCTCGAGACCCCGCTGCGGGCTACAACCTGCTGCAGGACCTCAAGGGTGCCGCTGCCTCCGGGGACCCCCACGGCACGCGTGATGCCAAGTGCCAGCCGCAGGGCTCTGCGGGGGAGGAGAAGGGCGCCCCAGCACTCAGGGG TGGAGAAGCATCTGAAAGAAAAAGGCCAGACTCTGTGTACTCCACTTCGAAAGACACGAAGTACCAGTCGGTGTACGTCATATCCGAGGAGAAGGACGAGTGTGTCATCGCAACGGAG GTGTAA